One segment of bacterium DNA contains the following:
- a CDS encoding GtrA family protein, giving the protein MMVPLNSLFRGATESTWVQLFRYLFVGGAAFLVDFGSLYVLTEFAGLHYLVSAGLAFLLGLGTNYALSIAWVFSSRKLGNRWVEFAMFGLIGLIGLGLNELIIWQCTESLGFHYLLSKMVATAVVLFWNFFARKYALFRRES; this is encoded by the coding sequence CGACCGAGAGCACTTGGGTGCAGCTCTTCCGCTACCTGTTCGTCGGCGGGGCCGCGTTCCTGGTCGATTTCGGCTCGCTGTACGTCCTGACGGAGTTCGCCGGCCTCCACTACCTGGTTTCGGCCGGCCTGGCCTTCCTGCTGGGCCTGGGCACGAACTACGCCCTGAGCATCGCCTGGGTGTTCTCGTCCCGGAAGCTGGGCAACCGGTGGGTCGAGTTCGCGATGTTCGGGCTCATCGGCCTGATCGGTCTGGGTCTCAACGAGCTCATCATCTGGCAGTGCACCGAGTCGCTGGGATTCCACTACCTGCTCTCGAAGATGGTGGCGACGGCCGTGGTGCTGTTCTGGAATTTCTTCGCCCGCAAGTACGCCCTCTTTCGACGGGAGTCCTGA